In Streptomyces violaceusniger Tu 4113, one DNA window encodes the following:
- a CDS encoding MarR family winged helix-turn-helix transcriptional regulator, whose amino-acid sequence MPGRRRSITETEQAVQERLGGFELQREQMAAVANIHRAAAAVRQHLENSVLRPHDLTWTGFVVLWVLWIWGEAETWSVAEEAGVSKGTLTGIARTLESRRLVARASHPDDGRRVLLSLTPEGEELMERLFPSFNAEEAFVATPLSAEDCLRLANGLRAIVAQLEEHGEERRRQLLDGRDLAPRRSGRRSRQ is encoded by the coding sequence GTGCCCGGGCGCCGCCGATCCATCACCGAGACCGAACAGGCCGTCCAGGAACGGCTCGGCGGCTTCGAGTTGCAGCGCGAACAGATGGCCGCCGTCGCCAATATCCACCGCGCCGCCGCGGCCGTCCGCCAGCACCTGGAGAACTCCGTGCTGCGCCCGCACGATCTGACCTGGACCGGCTTCGTGGTGCTGTGGGTGCTGTGGATCTGGGGCGAGGCCGAGACCTGGTCGGTCGCGGAGGAGGCGGGCGTTTCCAAGGGGACACTGACGGGGATCGCGCGCACTCTCGAGTCACGCCGTCTGGTGGCCCGCGCATCCCATCCCGACGACGGCCGGCGTGTCCTGCTCTCGCTGACCCCCGAGGGCGAGGAACTCATGGAGCGCCTCTTTCCCTCCTTCAACGCCGAGGAGGCGTTCGTCGCCACCCCGCTCAGCGCCGAGGACTGCCTGCGACTCGCCAACGGGCTGCGCGCCATCGTGGCCCAGTTGGAGGAGCACGGCGAAGAGCGCCGACGGCAGCTCCTCGACGGAAGGGATCTGGCCCCGCGCCGTTCGGGCCGCCGCTCCCGCCAGTGA
- a CDS encoding aldehyde dehydrogenase, whose protein sequence is MPQQPDTAVHEARIAGVAVDTRHWIGGRRVASADTFPDVSPIDGSTLARIARGGPAEAEAAVAAAKAAFPGWAATPWAERARILHAIADGVEKRLEELAIVETTDNGALLRSHRRGVMPRVAHNFRFFADWLLTLGHEDFTTHTGGPAAPGHTNHVSRDPAGPCVLITPWNAPLMLATWKVAPALAAGNTVVLKPAEWSPLTASLLADIAAEAGLPPGVLNVVQGHGAEIGDDLTSHPDVRRISFTGSVATARRIAASAARNLTPLSLELGGKSPLLVFADADPELAVDLAVEQFDNAGQVCLAATRLLVEESIADEFTERFVAKVSRLRQGDPREEATDIGPTIHPRQIERIDGFVRRAVASGARVVFGGGSHARLGGLYYRPTLLTDVAQDSEVVQEEVFGPVLTLQTFVDEAEAVHLANDTRFGLAATLATGDHRRAERVTDQLVAGTVWVNCFFVRDLRAPFGGSRLSGVGREGGTWSFDFYCDLKNRVMAPKGFHDHG, encoded by the coding sequence ATGCCCCAACAGCCGGACACCGCTGTGCACGAGGCGCGGATCGCCGGCGTCGCCGTCGACACCCGACACTGGATCGGCGGCCGGCGCGTGGCGTCCGCCGACACCTTCCCCGACGTCTCGCCGATCGACGGCAGCACCCTCGCCCGCATCGCCCGCGGCGGCCCCGCCGAGGCCGAAGCCGCCGTGGCCGCCGCGAAGGCCGCCTTCCCCGGCTGGGCCGCCACTCCCTGGGCCGAGCGCGCCCGCATCCTCCACGCCATCGCCGACGGGGTGGAAAAGCGGCTCGAAGAGCTGGCGATCGTCGAGACCACCGACAACGGCGCGCTGCTGCGCTCGCACCGACGGGGTGTGATGCCGCGCGTCGCCCACAACTTCCGCTTCTTCGCGGACTGGCTGCTGACGCTGGGCCATGAGGACTTCACCACGCACACCGGCGGCCCCGCCGCGCCCGGCCACACCAACCACGTCAGCCGGGACCCGGCGGGCCCCTGTGTGCTGATCACCCCGTGGAACGCTCCGCTGATGCTGGCCACGTGGAAGGTGGCCCCGGCCCTGGCCGCCGGGAACACGGTGGTCCTCAAGCCCGCGGAGTGGTCCCCGCTGACCGCCTCGCTGCTCGCGGACATCGCGGCCGAGGCGGGGCTGCCACCCGGTGTGCTCAATGTCGTCCAGGGCCACGGGGCCGAGATCGGCGACGACCTCACCTCCCACCCGGACGTCCGCCGGATCAGTTTCACCGGCTCGGTGGCCACCGCCCGGCGCATCGCCGCCTCGGCCGCACGGAACCTGACCCCGCTGAGCCTGGAACTCGGCGGCAAATCACCGCTGTTGGTCTTCGCGGACGCGGATCCGGAGCTGGCCGTCGACCTGGCCGTGGAGCAGTTCGACAACGCCGGGCAGGTGTGTCTGGCCGCCACCCGCCTCCTCGTCGAGGAGTCGATCGCGGACGAGTTCACCGAGCGCTTCGTGGCGAAGGTCTCCCGGTTGCGGCAGGGCGATCCGCGCGAGGAGGCCACCGACATCGGGCCCACCATCCACCCCCGCCAGATCGAGCGGATCGACGGCTTCGTCCGGCGGGCGGTCGCGTCCGGTGCCCGCGTGGTCTTCGGCGGCGGCTCCCACGCCCGGCTCGGCGGTCTGTACTACCGGCCCACGCTCCTCACCGATGTCGCCCAGGACTCGGAGGTCGTCCAGGAGGAGGTCTTCGGCCCGGTCCTGACCCTGCAGACCTTCGTGGACGAGGCGGAGGCGGTCCACCTCGCCAATGACACCCGCTTCGGGCTGGCCGCCACCCTCGCCACCGGCGACCACCGGCGTGCCGAGCGCGTCACCGACCAGTTGGTGGCGGGCACGGTCTGGGTCAACTGCTTCTTCGTACGGGACCTGCGGGCGCCCTTCGGCGGCTCCCGCCTCTCCGGCGTCGGCCGCGAGGGCGGCACCTGGAGCTTCGACTTCTACTGCGACCTGAAGAACCGCGTGATGGCCCCGAAGGGATTCCACGACCATGGGTGA
- a CDS encoding 3,4-dihydroxyphenylacetate 2,3-dioxygenase: protein MGEIVGAGLLAHVPTIVLPEETRRELNDGKEITLVTGLRRLREDVFARDDYDTVVVLDSHWATTVEFVVTAQPRRAGLYTSEELPRGMCRMPYDFPGDPELAHAITHFADAHATFITAIDDACLPIQYATVNLWKFLGEGLPGKRWMTIGVCQTGDMEDHFRLGRALADGIAATPGRRVLLIASGALSHTFWPLREIRDHESSDPRHVFTPEARAADEERIAWFKEGRHDKVLNTMDTFWTYRPEAKFFHYLMMAGALGERACVARARQYGAYENAVGTGQAHLWFDRPADGWTGTGPAASATVPAPHSPV from the coding sequence ATGGGTGAGATCGTCGGGGCGGGTCTGCTCGCCCATGTCCCCACCATCGTGCTCCCGGAGGAGACCCGGCGCGAGCTCAACGACGGCAAGGAGATCACCCTCGTCACCGGCCTCCGCCGGCTCCGCGAGGACGTCTTCGCGCGCGACGACTACGACACCGTCGTCGTCCTGGACTCCCACTGGGCCACCACGGTCGAGTTCGTCGTGACGGCCCAGCCGCGGCGTGCCGGGCTGTACACCTCCGAGGAGCTGCCGCGCGGCATGTGCCGGATGCCGTACGACTTCCCCGGCGACCCCGAACTCGCCCACGCCATCACGCACTTCGCCGACGCACATGCCACCTTCATCACCGCGATCGACGACGCCTGTCTGCCGATCCAGTACGCCACCGTCAACCTGTGGAAGTTCCTGGGCGAGGGCCTGCCCGGCAAGCGGTGGATGACGATCGGGGTCTGCCAGACCGGCGACATGGAGGACCACTTCCGGCTGGGCCGGGCGCTCGCCGACGGCATCGCCGCCACACCCGGCCGCCGCGTCCTCCTGATCGCCTCCGGCGCCCTCTCGCACACCTTCTGGCCGCTGCGCGAGATCCGGGACCACGAGTCCAGCGACCCGCGCCATGTCTTCACCCCCGAGGCGAGGGCGGCGGACGAGGAGCGCATCGCCTGGTTCAAGGAGGGCCGCCACGACAAGGTGCTGAACACCATGGACACGTTCTGGACGTACCGGCCCGAGGCGAAGTTCTTCCACTACCTGATGATGGCCGGTGCCCTCGGCGAGCGGGCGTGCGTCGCCCGGGCCCGCCAGTACGGCGCGTACGAGAACGCCGTCGGCACCGGTCAGGCCCACCTCTGGTTCGACCGCCCGGCCGACGGCTGGACCGGCACCGGCCCGGCCGCCTCCGCCACCGTGCCCGCCCCGCACAGCCCCGTCTGA
- a CDS encoding fumarylacetoacetate hydrolase family protein, giving the protein MPEYRRILLDGAVVETVREGDTLVTGDGRRVTAWEARHLPPVVPSKVIAVHLNHLSRVAEFQSRLPAAPTYFHKPTSALNSHQGAVVRPEGCEWLNYEGEVAIVIGKTTRNIAPEQAAEHIAGYTIANDFGLHDFRDTDAGSMLRVKGSDTLCPLGPGLVTDWDFHGKYLRTYVNGRLAQDGSTDEMKWDMHYLVADIARTITLYPGDVLLSGTPANSRPVQPGDVVEVEVEGLGRLTNHIVTGPAPIRTDVGAQPTESEEVRSTALGGDWEFRGVRPPKRP; this is encoded by the coding sequence ATGCCCGAATACCGCCGCATCCTCCTCGACGGCGCCGTGGTGGAGACCGTCCGCGAGGGCGACACACTCGTGACCGGCGACGGTCGCCGCGTCACGGCCTGGGAAGCCCGGCATCTGCCGCCCGTGGTCCCCTCCAAGGTGATCGCCGTCCACCTCAACCACCTCAGCCGCGTGGCCGAGTTCCAGAGCCGGCTCCCCGCGGCCCCCACGTACTTCCACAAGCCGACCTCGGCGCTCAACTCCCACCAGGGCGCCGTCGTCCGCCCCGAGGGTTGCGAGTGGCTCAACTACGAGGGCGAGGTCGCCATCGTCATCGGGAAGACCACCCGGAACATCGCGCCCGAGCAGGCGGCGGAGCACATCGCCGGTTACACGATCGCCAATGACTTCGGCCTGCACGACTTCCGGGACACCGACGCCGGTTCGATGCTCCGCGTCAAGGGGTCCGACACCCTGTGCCCGCTGGGTCCGGGGCTGGTCACCGACTGGGACTTCCACGGCAAGTACCTGCGCACCTACGTCAACGGCAGGCTGGCGCAGGACGGCTCCACCGACGAGATGAAGTGGGACATGCACTACCTCGTCGCCGACATCGCCCGCACCATCACGCTCTACCCTGGCGACGTCCTGCTCTCCGGGACGCCCGCCAACTCCCGCCCCGTACAGCCCGGCGACGTCGTGGAGGTGGAGGTGGAGGGCCTGGGCCGGCTCACCAACCACATCGTCACCGGCCCGGCCCCCATCCGCACCGACGTCGGCGCGCAGCCCACCGAGTCGGAGGAGGTCCGGTCCACCGCCCTCGGCGGCGACTGGGAGTTCCGCGGCGTCCGCCCGCCCAAGCGGCCCTGA
- a CDS encoding pyridoxal phosphate-dependent decarboxylase family protein → MDLNGWLAAALASNADWAKTFGPYQAHPALAVDDDRFAAAFEAFTDRLRDNYPFFHPRYAGQMLKPPHPAAVVGYLTAMLINPNNHALDGGPATADMEREAVQQLATMFGYDTHLGHLTTSGTIANLEALFVARELHPGKGVAYSTEAHYTHGRMCRVLGVEGHPVPVDDLGRIDLDALESLLRTGTVGTVVLTAGTTGLGAVEPIHEALALRERYGVRIHVDAAYGGFFTLLAGAEGPEGLPEEPWRAIAEADSIVVDPHKHGLQPYGCGAVLFRDPSVGRFYLHDSPYTYFTSEGLHLGEISLECSRAGAAAAALWLTFQLIPPTREGLGQSLAAGRRAALRWAELIEDSEYLELYQAPELDIVSYFPVTEAATLSQIDASSARILQEGMTDGDPVFVSTLRLGADRLTALHPKLIRDADGARVLRSVLMKPESESYVDQLHARLERLAHG, encoded by the coding sequence ATGGATCTGAACGGCTGGCTCGCCGCGGCCCTGGCGTCGAACGCCGATTGGGCGAAGACCTTCGGCCCCTACCAGGCCCATCCGGCGCTGGCGGTGGACGACGACCGGTTCGCCGCCGCGTTCGAGGCCTTCACCGACCGGCTCAGGGACAACTACCCCTTCTTCCACCCGCGTTACGCGGGCCAGATGCTGAAGCCACCGCATCCGGCGGCGGTCGTGGGCTACCTCACGGCGATGCTGATCAACCCCAACAACCACGCCCTGGACGGCGGCCCCGCCACCGCCGACATGGAGCGGGAAGCCGTCCAGCAGCTCGCCACGATGTTCGGCTACGACACCCACCTCGGGCATCTGACCACCAGCGGCACCATCGCCAACCTCGAGGCGCTCTTCGTGGCGCGCGAACTGCACCCCGGCAAGGGCGTCGCCTACAGCACCGAGGCTCATTACACCCACGGGCGGATGTGCCGTGTCCTGGGCGTGGAGGGCCACCCGGTCCCGGTCGACGACCTCGGCCGGATCGATCTCGACGCGCTGGAGAGTCTGCTGCGGACCGGCACCGTCGGCACCGTCGTGCTCACCGCCGGGACCACCGGGCTCGGCGCCGTCGAGCCGATCCACGAGGCGCTGGCGCTGCGCGAGCGCTACGGAGTGCGCATCCACGTCGACGCCGCCTACGGCGGTTTCTTCACCCTGCTGGCCGGGGCGGAGGGCCCCGAGGGCCTGCCCGAGGAGCCGTGGCGGGCCATCGCCGAAGCCGATTCCATCGTCGTGGACCCGCATAAACACGGCCTCCAGCCGTACGGCTGCGGCGCCGTCCTGTTCCGTGATCCCTCGGTCGGCCGGTTCTATCTGCACGATTCGCCGTACACGTACTTCACCTCCGAGGGACTGCACCTCGGGGAGATCAGCCTGGAGTGTTCCCGCGCGGGCGCGGCGGCCGCCGCCCTGTGGCTCACCTTCCAGTTGATACCGCCCACGCGCGAGGGGCTGGGGCAGTCGCTCGCGGCGGGTCGGCGCGCGGCCCTGCGCTGGGCCGAACTCATCGAGGACTCCGAGTACTTGGAGCTGTACCAGGCCCCGGAACTGGACATCGTCAGCTACTTCCCGGTGACCGAGGCCGCCACGCTGTCGCAGATCGACGCGTCCAGCGCCCGGATTCTGCAGGAGGGGATGACGGACGGCGACCCCGTCTTCGTGAGCACGCTCCGCCTCGGCGCCGATCGCCTGACGGCCCTCCATCCGAAGCTCATCCGGGACGCGGACGGTGCGCGCGTCCTGCGCAGTGTGCTGATGAAGCCGGAGTCCGAGAGCTACGTCGACCAGCTCCACGCCCGCCTGGAGCGGCTCGCGCATGGCTGA
- a CDS encoding acetoacetate decarboxylase family protein, whose product MTSVHGYFPPKTATGASSLIPSPPWHYSGDLLTIEYRTDPARVRELLPEPLEPAAEDPGAVALIWADWQSCATGGRELLDPVRSQYKETFAVVRCAYRGRTYSRCVYIWVDKDFAIARGLHQGYPKKLGSIHQTRPHPYGPAPRVEAGARFGATLAAADRRLAQAVVTLREPSETGGFVNGHPMAHHRWLPSIENGKGLALDELVESGAASFEGGRPWVGDAELELFEAPTEELARLEVHEPIAAYYRQVGVVWDGGRLLESGTSQAR is encoded by the coding sequence ATGACCAGCGTCCACGGCTACTTCCCGCCCAAGACCGCCACCGGCGCCTCGTCCCTCATCCCCTCCCCGCCGTGGCACTACTCCGGCGACCTGCTCACCATCGAGTACCGCACCGACCCGGCTCGCGTACGCGAGCTGCTGCCCGAGCCGTTGGAGCCGGCCGCCGAGGATCCGGGAGCGGTCGCGCTGATCTGGGCCGACTGGCAGTCGTGTGCGACCGGCGGCCGGGAGCTGCTGGACCCGGTGCGCTCCCAGTACAAGGAGACCTTCGCGGTCGTCCGCTGCGCCTACCGGGGCCGGACGTACTCCCGCTGTGTCTACATCTGGGTCGACAAGGACTTCGCGATCGCCCGCGGACTGCATCAGGGCTATCCGAAGAAGCTCGGCTCCATCCATCAGACCCGCCCCCATCCGTATGGGCCCGCCCCGCGCGTCGAGGCGGGAGCCCGGTTCGGCGCGACCCTCGCCGCGGCCGACCGGCGGCTCGCCCAGGCCGTGGTGACCCTGCGCGAGCCGTCGGAGACCGGCGGCTTCGTCAACGGGCACCCCATGGCCCACCACCGCTGGCTGCCCTCGATCGAGAACGGCAAGGGGCTCGCCCTCGACGAGCTGGTCGAGTCCGGCGCCGCCTCCTTCGAGGGCGGGCGGCCATGGGTCGGCGATGCCGAGCTGGAGCTGTTCGAGGCGCCCACCGAGGAGCTGGCCCGGCTGGAGGTCCACGAGCCGATCGCCGCGTACTACCGCCAGGTGGGCGTGGTCTGGGACGGCGGCCGGCTGCTGGAGTCCGGCACCTCGCAGGCCCGGTAG
- a CDS encoding GntR family transcriptional regulator, which produces MDYPNDQAPGAPVRSGIPEHGRVPKYYAVKAQIDRLIDELGEGSPIPTERDLSERFEVARETVRQALRELVLEGKLRRQGRGTVVAGPKLAQPLSLASYTEGVRRQGRTPGRALVTLDRFPCPDALAAETGLTRGEPVWHLERVLLADDERVGLESTYVAEARVPDLDTAFDPDSSFYAYLADRDIVFGDADERIETVLATPREALLIGTPPALPMLLIHRVSRDTAGRPLERVRTLYRGDRFSFTTHLSG; this is translated from the coding sequence GTGGACTACCCGAACGACCAGGCCCCCGGCGCCCCCGTCCGCTCCGGCATCCCGGAGCACGGCCGCGTGCCCAAGTACTACGCCGTCAAGGCCCAGATCGACCGGCTCATCGACGAGTTGGGGGAGGGCTCCCCCATCCCCACCGAGCGTGACCTCTCCGAGCGGTTCGAGGTCGCCCGGGAGACGGTGCGCCAGGCGCTGCGCGAGCTGGTGCTGGAGGGCAAGCTGCGGCGGCAGGGCCGCGGCACGGTGGTCGCGGGGCCCAAGCTGGCACAGCCGCTGTCGCTGGCCAGCTACACCGAGGGCGTACGGCGCCAGGGGCGCACCCCGGGCCGTGCGCTGGTCACCCTCGACCGCTTCCCCTGCCCCGACGCGCTCGCCGCCGAGACCGGCCTGACCCGTGGCGAGCCCGTCTGGCATCTGGAACGGGTCCTGCTCGCGGATGACGAGCGGGTCGGTCTGGAGAGCACCTACGTGGCCGAGGCCCGCGTGCCCGATCTGGACACCGCCTTCGATCCGGACTCCTCCTTCTACGCCTACCTCGCCGACCGGGACATCGTCTTCGGCGACGCCGACGAGCGGATCGAGACCGTACTGGCCACGCCGCGCGAGGCCCTGCTCATCGGCACCCCGCCGGCCCTGCCGATGCTGCTCATCCACCGTGTTTCGCGGGACACCGCGGGCCGTCCGCTGGAGCGGGTCCGGACGCTTTACCGGGGTGACCGGTTCTCCTTCACGACACATCTGAGCGGCTGA
- a CDS encoding TIGR03364 family FAD-dependent oxidoreductase codes for MRVIVVGAGVVGTMHAWHAVERGHEVVQIERETEARGASLRNFGQIWVSGRAGGEELDTALRARELWEDIGSRVPALGFRPNGSLTPVRGELELAVAEAAVARTDAAARGYKLLTAGEARALNPALRGAFDAALYCERDAAVEPRTAQLALRAELLNSPRYTFLPGREVREVIGERAVRDDHGEVHTGDAVVLCTGAWLGGLVRELAGPDLPVRRVRLQMMQTDPLGESLTTSVADADSFRYYPAYASPALEELNARRPQADTAEEHRMQLLMVQRADGGLTIGDTHEYEHPFAFDTLEDPYDHLTGVVESLLGRPLPKIRRRWAGVYAQCTDTSRVVHRQRVRKSVWLVTGPGGRGMTCSPAIAETTANELGW; via the coding sequence GTGAGAGTGATAGTCGTCGGAGCCGGCGTGGTGGGCACCATGCACGCCTGGCACGCAGTGGAACGCGGCCATGAGGTCGTACAGATCGAGCGCGAGACGGAGGCTCGCGGCGCCTCGCTACGCAATTTCGGCCAGATCTGGGTGAGCGGCCGAGCGGGCGGCGAGGAGCTGGACACCGCGCTGCGGGCCCGGGAGCTGTGGGAGGACATCGGCAGCCGCGTTCCGGCGCTGGGCTTCCGTCCGAACGGCTCCCTGACCCCGGTCCGCGGCGAGCTGGAGCTGGCCGTCGCCGAGGCCGCGGTCGCCCGCACGGACGCCGCCGCGCGCGGCTACAAGCTGCTGACCGCGGGCGAGGCACGGGCCCTCAACCCCGCCCTGCGCGGGGCGTTCGACGCCGCCCTGTACTGCGAGCGGGACGCGGCCGTCGAGCCGCGCACCGCCCAGCTCGCCCTGCGCGCCGAGTTGCTGAACTCCCCGCGGTACACCTTCCTGCCCGGCCGCGAGGTCCGGGAGGTGATCGGCGAGCGCGCCGTCCGCGACGACCACGGCGAGGTGCACACCGGTGACGCCGTCGTCCTGTGCACCGGCGCCTGGCTCGGCGGCCTGGTCCGTGAGCTGGCCGGTCCCGATCTGCCGGTGCGCCGCGTCCGGCTCCAGATGATGCAGACCGACCCCCTGGGCGAGTCGCTGACCACCTCGGTCGCCGACGCCGACAGCTTCCGTTACTACCCGGCGTACGCCTCCCCCGCCCTGGAGGAGCTGAACGCGCGCCGGCCGCAGGCCGATACGGCCGAGGAGCACCGTATGCAGCTTCTGATGGTGCAGCGCGCCGACGGCGGACTGACCATCGGCGACACCCACGAGTACGAGCATCCCTTCGCCTTCGACACCCTCGAGGACCCCTACGACCACCTCACCGGCGTCGTGGAGTCCCTCCTCGGCCGCCCGCTGCCGAAGATCCGGCGCCGCTGGGCAGGGGTGTACGCACAGTGCACCGACACCAGCCGGGTCGTGCACCGCCAGCGGGTGCGGAAAAGCGTCTGGCTGGTCACCGGGCCCGGCGGGCGCGGCATGACCTGCTCGCCCGCGATAGCCGAAACCACCGCGAACGAACTGGGCTGGTGA